The following proteins come from a genomic window of Pleuronectes platessa chromosome 2, fPlePla1.1, whole genome shotgun sequence:
- the golt1a gene encoding vesicle transport protein GOT1A: MVVISEFQKIGIGLIGFGLFFLVFGVLLYFDSVLLAFGNILFLTGLTFIIGFRRMAHFFCQRHKFRSSFFFLGGVSLVLCRWPIIGMLVESYGFVLLFRSFFPMALGFVLSAVNIPYLSAFFSSSSSMV, translated from the exons ATGGTGGTCATCTCAGAGTTCCAAA AAATTGGGATTGGTCTGATCgggtttggtttatttttcctGGTCTTTGGTGTGCTGCTGTACTTCGACTCGGTCTTGCTGGCATTTGGGAAT ATTCTGTTTCTGACTGGCTTGACATTCATCATTGGCTTTAGAAGGATGGCCCACTTCTTCTGCCAAAGACACAAGTTCCGTAGCTCTTTTTTCTTCCTAGGAGGTGTGTCTCTGGTGCTGTGCCGTTGGCCAATCATTGGAATGCTGGTGGAGAGTTATGGCTTTGTGCTATTATTCAG GTCCTTCTTCCCGATGGCCTTAGGATTTGTGCTGTCAGCTGTAAATATCCCTTACCTCAGTGCA TTTttttccagcagctcctccatggTGTGA